Proteins encoded within one genomic window of Rossellomorea vietnamensis:
- the galU gene encoding UTP--glucose-1-phosphate uridylyltransferase GalU — protein MRVKKAIIPAAGLGTRFLPATKAQPKEMLPIVDKPTIQYIIEEAVNSGIEDILIVTGRGKRAIEDHFDKSLELEEMLAMKEKYDELEEIKQISHLADIHYIRQKEPKGLGHAIWCARKFIGDDPFAVLLGDDIVISEKPCLKQLIDEFEEKESSIIGVQEVSDEDVSKYGVIDVEDPTNDGPLFKVKGLVEKPNLEDAPSNMAIMGRYVLTPDVLDILGDLEPGQGNEIQLTDALQKLNEQQNVYGYSFEGKRYDIGNKYGFVQATVEFALMRDDLKGPLKDWLKDIISE, from the coding sequence TTGAGAGTGAAAAAAGCGATTATCCCGGCAGCGGGGTTGGGAACACGATTCCTGCCGGCAACAAAGGCACAACCGAAGGAAATGTTACCAATTGTAGATAAACCTACAATCCAATATATTATTGAAGAAGCCGTCAACTCAGGCATTGAAGATATCCTGATCGTGACAGGCCGCGGAAAACGTGCCATCGAGGACCACTTCGATAAATCGTTGGAACTGGAAGAAATGCTTGCGATGAAAGAGAAGTATGATGAGCTTGAGGAGATCAAGCAAATCTCTCATTTGGCAGACATTCACTATATCCGTCAGAAAGAACCGAAAGGACTTGGACATGCGATCTGGTGTGCGAGAAAATTCATCGGCGACGATCCTTTCGCTGTCTTACTTGGGGATGACATCGTGATTTCCGAGAAACCTTGTCTGAAACAATTGATCGATGAATTCGAAGAGAAGGAGTCGAGCATCATCGGTGTACAGGAAGTTTCCGACGAGGACGTATCCAAGTATGGTGTCATCGACGTAGAAGACCCGACGAACGATGGTCCGCTTTTCAAAGTCAAGGGACTTGTTGAAAAACCGAACCTGGAAGATGCCCCTTCGAACATGGCCATCATGGGACGTTATGTACTGACACCTGATGTCCTGGATATCCTCGGGGACCTGGAGCCTGGTCAAGGAAACGAAATTCAATTGACGGACGCCCTTCAAAAACTGAACGAGCAGCAAAATGTTTACGGATATTCTTTTGAAGGTAAAAGGTATGATATTGGAAACAAGTACGGCTTTGTTCAAGCAACAGTCGAGTTTGCTCTAATGAGAGATGACCTGAAAGGTCCATTGAAAGATTGGTTAAAAGACATCATTTCAGAATGA
- a CDS encoding glycosyltransferase family 2 protein: MISVIVPTLGTKPEELKRLFESLNNQVYKDFEVIIVSQDNHNYITSVLKDVNFKYNHIEIDRKGLSLARNVGIEHATGSILTFSDDDCWYNDDSFQVVVDYFHENLETDVACFQIYDPIKNVYYKEYDEEEQKQVTTGKLLKKSSIEIFIQTANIERSLIQFDEKFGLGAIYPSGEENIFLFDLARHNKSISYFPKVVVNHEKPDMQTRLYEKSFIGKGPLFKRMYNTPTAVVLLTLFTLKKYRHLEEPFGYYSKAFREIFRYEKK; the protein is encoded by the coding sequence ATGATTAGTGTAATCGTACCAACTCTTGGAACGAAACCAGAGGAATTGAAACGATTGTTTGAAAGTCTTAATAATCAAGTATATAAAGACTTCGAAGTCATTATTGTATCACAAGACAATCACAATTATATTACATCCGTTTTAAAAGATGTTAACTTTAAATACAATCATATTGAAATAGATCGCAAAGGCTTATCACTCGCTCGCAATGTTGGCATAGAGCATGCCACGGGAAGTATCCTGACGTTCTCTGATGACGACTGCTGGTATAATGATGATTCATTCCAAGTGGTCGTGGACTATTTTCACGAGAACCTGGAAACGGATGTTGCCTGCTTCCAAATCTATGACCCGATCAAAAATGTCTACTACAAAGAATATGACGAAGAAGAGCAGAAACAGGTTACAACCGGTAAGCTGTTAAAGAAATCTTCTATTGAAATTTTCATCCAAACGGCGAACATCGAACGCTCCCTCATTCAATTCGACGAGAAGTTCGGATTGGGCGCAATCTACCCTTCAGGGGAAGAAAATATCTTTTTATTCGATTTAGCACGGCATAACAAGTCGATCAGCTATTTCCCAAAGGTTGTCGTGAACCACGAGAAACCCGATATGCAGACCCGCTTATATGAAAAATCATTTATCGGGAAAGGGCCTTTGTTTAAGAGAATGTATAATACGCCGACAGCTGTTGTACTCCTGACTCTATTTACGTTGAAGAAATATCGTCATCTGGAGGAGCCGTTCGGGTATTACAGTAAGGCATTCAGAGAGATATTCCGGTATGAGAAGAAGTAA
- a CDS encoding SpoIID/LytB domain-containing protein: protein MKKALSMLFLSTALVAAPLSTQAAGQPIEVKLQNYIGSKTALPFTTNGDYQVKGTSIFIQPGASYTMKVESGDLSLYKGSSLVKKFSGNVTIIPTITESMDRAMTIKGNSEKQYLGEVEFTVESGKYVRPVNHINLEDYLKGVVPAEMPSSWGANGGLDALKAQAVAARTFVLKKGNWSIYDGQSDQVYKGYDWDSHTTKAVNETQGEVLKNGDKYAEAFYSSSNGGRVFSNQNVWGSALVPYLQTKKDIYDAKFSPHSDWKVALSKSQFDNSELDLKKPESWWTDVKETDQTIISNMKTWLKSKKMIDGKSDIKIVEIKDMFFDIPDDSFTSTDVLKGKVSFTYYEKTDDGFVKNEDETIKLQTKTVEDRSYNIRFMLGTSIMKSPYVKSLDKNDESYTINGGGFGHGIGMSQYGAYQMSKEGNNFRTILGYYYPTTSVNRELDLGAYSHELEGIDRYETSVSVSDYGWENRSKAVVIGRGDLSIDALTGSVLAKKLDSPLLLTTSKSLPDTVLNEIKRLQPEKVYLLGGSNAIGTNVETQLKGLSFINDGDITRISGKERYETAVKVADEVNNKDEIFVVTKDEKSPDALSIASYASMMQIPILYTTKDTLHESVEAYMKEHDIKNVTIIGGQSAVSTGVERELSNLAPNVTRVYGLDRYQTSLTIAEKYSDQFEEKTLFFARGDVFIDALPASALAAAMKSPLVLTRKDALPDHVGDWLDKRTVLADTYFLGGNGAINETVRRDIQEAFAD, encoded by the coding sequence TTGAAGAAAGCACTATCCATGTTGTTCCTTTCCACGGCCCTGGTCGCAGCCCCTCTAAGCACCCAGGCAGCAGGTCAGCCAATCGAGGTCAAACTGCAAAACTATATCGGAAGCAAGACCGCACTACCTTTTACAACAAATGGTGACTATCAGGTGAAGGGAACGTCCATTTTCATCCAGCCCGGTGCCTCTTATACCATGAAAGTGGAGTCAGGGGACCTATCCCTTTATAAAGGCAGTTCTTTAGTGAAAAAGTTCAGTGGCAATGTAACCATCATTCCGACCATCACAGAATCGATGGACCGAGCCATGACGATCAAAGGAAATTCCGAGAAGCAATACTTAGGCGAAGTGGAATTTACCGTGGAATCCGGTAAATACGTCCGTCCCGTCAACCATATTAATCTCGAAGACTATTTAAAAGGGGTCGTTCCGGCTGAAATGCCTTCTTCATGGGGCGCAAATGGCGGATTGGATGCCCTTAAAGCACAGGCCGTAGCAGCAAGGACCTTCGTACTGAAAAAAGGAAACTGGTCCATCTATGATGGTCAAAGCGACCAAGTCTATAAGGGATACGATTGGGATTCCCATACGACAAAAGCCGTTAATGAAACTCAAGGGGAAGTCCTGAAGAACGGCGATAAGTATGCGGAAGCATTCTACTCCTCATCCAATGGTGGAAGAGTCTTTTCAAATCAAAATGTCTGGGGATCGGCATTGGTTCCGTATCTGCAAACCAAAAAGGACATCTATGATGCCAAATTCTCTCCACACAGCGATTGGAAGGTCGCTCTTTCCAAGTCGCAGTTTGACAATAGCGAACTGGATCTCAAGAAACCCGAATCATGGTGGACAGATGTAAAGGAAACAGATCAAACTATCATCTCTAACATGAAAACGTGGCTGAAAAGTAAAAAGATGATCGACGGAAAAAGCGACATCAAAATCGTAGAAATCAAAGATATGTTTTTTGATATCCCGGATGATTCCTTCACGTCAACAGATGTGTTAAAAGGAAAAGTATCATTTACGTATTATGAAAAAACCGACGATGGCTTCGTGAAAAATGAAGACGAGACCATCAAGCTTCAAACCAAAACGGTTGAAGATCGTTCGTATAATATCCGTTTCATGCTGGGGACTTCCATCATGAAGAGCCCTTATGTAAAAAGCCTGGATAAAAATGATGAGTCCTACACTATCAACGGCGGCGGCTTCGGTCATGGAATCGGTATGAGCCAATACGGTGCCTACCAAATGTCCAAAGAAGGCAACAATTTCAGGACGATTCTTGGTTATTACTACCCGACAACCAGTGTGAACAGAGAACTTGACTTAGGCGCTTATTCCCACGAACTTGAAGGGATCGACCGCTACGAAACAAGCGTAAGCGTTTCTGACTACGGTTGGGAAAATCGATCAAAGGCCGTCGTCATCGGACGCGGGGATTTATCGATTGATGCACTGACAGGAAGTGTCCTTGCGAAGAAGCTGGATTCTCCGTTATTGCTGACTACGTCCAAATCACTTCCGGACACGGTCCTGAATGAAATTAAACGCCTGCAGCCTGAAAAGGTTTACTTACTGGGCGGAAGCAATGCCATCGGTACCAATGTGGAAACACAGTTAAAAGGTCTATCTTTTATCAACGATGGTGACATTACCCGCATCAGCGGAAAAGAACGTTATGAGACAGCCGTCAAAGTGGCAGACGAAGTAAACAATAAGGATGAAATTTTTGTGGTGACGAAAGACGAGAAATCTCCGGATGCCCTGTCGATCGCTTCATATGCGAGCATGATGCAGATTCCGATTCTGTACACAACGAAAGATACCCTGCATGAAAGTGTAGAAGCATATATGAAGGAACATGACATCAAGAACGTAACCATCATCGGTGGACAATCAGCCGTCTCAACCGGAGTGGAGCGAGAACTTTCCAACCTGGCGCCGAATGTCACACGGGTCTACGGCCTGGATCGTTACCAGACAAGCTTGACGATTGCAGAGAAATACAGTGATCAATTCGAAGAAAAGACATTATTCTTTGCCCGCGGTGACGTCTTCATCGATGCCCTGCCAGCTTCTGCCCTTGCAGCAGCCATGAAATCCCCACTTGTCCTGACGCGTAAAGATGCGCTACCGGATCATGTAGGGGACTGGCTCGATAAACGCACCGTCCTAGCCGACACGTACTTCCTTGGAGGGAACGGAGCGATAAACGAAACTGTTCGACGCGATATTCAAGAAGCATTTGCGGATTGA
- a CDS encoding UDP-glucose dehydrogenase family protein, protein MNICVIGTGYVGLVSGVCFSDAGNKVTCLDIDAQKVENLKNGIIPIYEPGLTELVEKNINEGRLFFTTDYAEGMSDADLVIIAVGTPPKENGEANLQYIEAAARSIAEHLNDYKVIVTKSTVPVGTGAMIKGVIKEVVGHDEFDVASNPEFLREGSAIHDTVNMERAVIGVESEKAEAILKELHAPFTKNIVVTNIETSEMIKYASNAFLATKISFINEVANVCELVGADVTKVAEGMGYDPRIGPQFLNAGIGYGGSCFPKDTSALVKIADQVGYDFKIVKDVEAVNGLQRFKVVDKLVEAFNGDLKDKKIAVLGLAFKPNTDDMRDAPSVDVIPKLQELGADILAYDRIAEKNAKALIPNLRTGDDLYEVIQNSDAILILTEWDEVRELDLEKVSKLVESKVIVDGRNIFDPAHMEENGFYYASIGRKTVTS, encoded by the coding sequence ATGAACATATGTGTAATTGGTACAGGTTATGTAGGACTTGTTTCGGGTGTTTGCTTCAGTGACGCCGGGAACAAAGTGACTTGTTTAGATATAGACGCCCAAAAGGTGGAGAACCTGAAAAACGGGATCATTCCCATCTATGAGCCGGGCTTGACGGAATTAGTGGAGAAGAATATCAATGAAGGCCGCCTATTCTTCACGACGGATTATGCCGAGGGGATGAGTGACGCGGATCTTGTCATCATCGCAGTCGGTACACCGCCTAAAGAAAACGGCGAGGCGAACCTGCAGTATATCGAAGCGGCTGCCCGTTCGATTGCCGAACACCTGAACGATTACAAAGTGATTGTCACGAAGAGCACCGTGCCGGTCGGGACAGGTGCCATGATCAAAGGTGTCATCAAAGAAGTAGTCGGACATGACGAATTCGATGTCGCGTCCAACCCTGAGTTCCTTCGCGAAGGTTCAGCGATTCACGATACGGTGAATATGGAAAGAGCGGTCATCGGTGTGGAATCAGAGAAAGCGGAAGCGATCCTGAAGGAATTACATGCCCCTTTCACTAAAAATATCGTCGTGACGAATATCGAAACATCTGAAATGATCAAATACGCATCCAACGCGTTCCTTGCAACGAAGATCAGCTTCATCAACGAAGTGGCCAACGTGTGCGAGCTTGTAGGTGCGGACGTAACGAAAGTGGCAGAGGGAATGGGATATGATCCACGGATCGGCCCGCAGTTCCTGAATGCCGGCATCGGATATGGTGGTTCCTGCTTCCCTAAAGATACAAGCGCCCTTGTAAAGATTGCCGATCAAGTAGGATACGACTTCAAGATCGTGAAAGACGTAGAAGCAGTGAACGGGCTTCAGCGCTTCAAAGTGGTCGACAAGCTCGTGGAAGCCTTCAACGGCGACCTGAAAGATAAGAAGATTGCCGTCCTCGGTCTTGCGTTTAAACCGAATACGGACGACATGAGGGACGCACCTTCTGTCGACGTCATTCCGAAACTGCAGGAGCTCGGAGCGGACATACTCGCGTATGACCGCATTGCAGAAAAGAATGCAAAGGCATTGATCCCAAATCTTCGTACGGGTGATGATTTATATGAAGTCATCCAGAATTCAGATGCGATCCTGATCCTGACGGAGTGGGATGAAGTGAGAGAGCTTGACCTTGAGAAAGTGTCTAAGCTTGTTGAAAGCAAAGTGATCGTGGATGGTCGTAACATCTTCGACCCTGCCCATATGGAAGAGAACGGATTCTATTATGCATCCATCGGCAGAAAAACCGTTACATCATAA
- a CDS encoding glycosyltransferase, which produces MKVLLLAPANNVHTKKWLDYYNSIGIEVMNISLENHKDSTETIPWENVSRVYLNLKLNHKISYLFTVSRLKKIIRNWHPDLIHSHYASSYGLIGALTGFNPYILSVWGSDIYDFPNKNMMNRIILQYALKKADYICSTSPALELETKKYIDANKPLSITPFGVDIDQFKPNPEEKVEGQFRIGIAKGMEPKYGIEYLLKGFKLFLDELGPERQYVRLQLAGDGPYFAKYRKLAEELEIVGNVDFLGRIAHEDVPAFISSLQIFVISSLIESFGVSAVEAQACGVPVVATNVGGLPEVVLDGKTGYLIPAKDPQALAEKLLFLYKDSSEREKLGRNGREHVLHHYDWEENSKRMIDLYNKIVKKEK; this is translated from the coding sequence ATGAAAGTTTTATTATTAGCACCAGCGAATAATGTGCATACGAAGAAATGGCTTGATTACTATAATTCGATTGGTATCGAGGTCATGAATATTAGTTTAGAGAACCACAAAGACTCTACTGAAACAATCCCATGGGAGAATGTAAGCAGAGTCTATTTAAATTTGAAATTGAATCATAAGATTTCCTATTTATTTACGGTATCGAGACTAAAGAAGATCATCCGGAACTGGCATCCGGACCTGATTCATTCTCATTATGCGTCAAGCTATGGGCTGATCGGGGCACTTACAGGATTCAACCCTTACATTTTATCCGTCTGGGGTTCGGATATTTATGATTTTCCCAATAAGAATATGATGAATCGGATCATCCTTCAGTATGCATTGAAAAAGGCGGATTATATTTGTTCTACGAGTCCTGCCCTGGAGCTTGAAACGAAAAAGTACATCGATGCAAACAAGCCGCTTTCCATCACGCCTTTTGGGGTTGATATTGACCAATTCAAGCCGAATCCGGAAGAGAAGGTGGAAGGTCAATTCAGGATCGGGATTGCGAAAGGGATGGAACCGAAGTACGGGATCGAATACCTCCTGAAAGGCTTCAAGCTCTTTTTGGATGAACTGGGCCCTGAACGCCAATACGTCCGCCTGCAACTGGCCGGGGACGGACCTTACTTTGCGAAATACAGGAAATTGGCAGAGGAGCTGGAGATTGTTGGGAACGTGGACTTCCTGGGCAGGATCGCTCATGAGGATGTGCCTGCATTCATCTCGTCCCTCCAAATTTTCGTCATCTCATCTTTAATTGAAAGCTTCGGTGTTTCGGCCGTAGAGGCACAAGCATGCGGGGTACCGGTTGTCGCCACGAATGTGGGAGGGCTTCCGGAAGTAGTCCTGGACGGGAAAACCGGATATTTGATCCCGGCAAAGGACCCACAAGCTTTGGCAGAAAAATTACTATTCCTCTATAAGGATTCGTCTGAACGGGAAAAATTGGGGAGAAACGGCAGGGAACATGTTCTCCATCATTATGACTGGGAAGAGAATTCCAAACGGATGATAGACCTTTATAATAAAATAGTAAAAAAAGAGAAATAA
- a CDS encoding cell wall-binding repeat-containing protein gives MKKKIAMLVVTMAMVLVVPMLASAEKNVVIDPGHGGWDSGTSGFSGNSTGFYEKHANLAISEKLRDKLKAAGFNVYMTRTDNTNYLSLQERTDLANAFAKGKNDQTVFVSVHHNAAPTNPYVSGFESYHYDNKYAWEAEYPPDPIQVAYGSESRRLAQRVHPSTVNAIGTEDNGMRNNQAFYVIRNTQMPSVLLEMGYMSNPAEEGLIKTWSFQNNAAEGIKNGIISFFKVFEVYNAEGKRLKIYDTQNEAIEYSKSQANTYVFDKYQQKKVYENLNEYGVYQKGKDKLKTYPIKDDAIKYAGTLANTRVIDEHTEKILWSNYLPKKYSVQTKDGKSLWSYYDLNSAIDYAKWKATPLKVVDIDSKGVIWSSIDGVKINRFINDTNLIGLDRIETSIKVSKDLYPNGFASSKAKKAVVLATAFDFADALSVGPLAAQLDNAPILLTDKGYLPAEVEKELARLNADEVFMIGGKGAVSNAVQDRLAKLGMKVTRLGGADRYETNLLINKQLTNVKGVFAASGKNYADALGAAPIASANQWAIVLTGKDSINSSALTYLKGKQVKVLGGGNAISSTVEQSIKKYSTNVERLSGADRYKTLARVLTEFKSVMGSDKFIVSTGTNYPDALTASALSVKTKAPIILVGGSLDGRLEDFILEYQPSGGVKEVIKVGGKVDDSIIEKMKNVLY, from the coding sequence ATGAAGAAAAAGATTGCGATGCTTGTTGTTACAATGGCGATGGTACTTGTCGTTCCTATGCTGGCATCAGCAGAGAAGAATGTCGTCATTGACCCAGGTCACGGAGGTTGGGATTCAGGAACATCAGGATTTTCTGGGAATTCAACTGGTTTTTATGAAAAGCATGCCAATCTGGCAATCTCGGAGAAATTAAGAGATAAGTTGAAAGCTGCAGGGTTTAATGTTTACATGACGCGTACGGACAATACAAACTATTTGAGTTTGCAGGAACGTACAGATTTAGCCAATGCATTTGCCAAAGGGAAAAATGATCAAACCGTATTCGTATCCGTCCACCACAATGCGGCACCTACCAATCCGTATGTAAGTGGATTCGAATCGTATCATTATGATAATAAATATGCGTGGGAAGCGGAATATCCGCCAGATCCCATCCAGGTGGCCTATGGAAGTGAGTCCAGGAGATTAGCACAAAGGGTCCATCCAAGTACTGTGAACGCAATCGGAACTGAGGATAATGGAATGAGGAATAATCAGGCATTCTATGTGATCCGTAATACGCAAATGCCTTCTGTTCTACTGGAAATGGGCTATATGTCCAACCCCGCGGAAGAAGGTCTGATCAAAACATGGTCATTCCAGAATAATGCCGCAGAAGGAATTAAAAACGGAATCATTTCGTTCTTCAAAGTGTTCGAGGTCTACAATGCAGAAGGAAAACGCCTGAAGATCTATGACACGCAGAATGAAGCCATAGAATATTCGAAATCTCAAGCAAATACATATGTATTTGATAAATATCAGCAAAAGAAAGTGTATGAGAATCTGAATGAATACGGTGTCTATCAAAAAGGGAAGGACAAGCTTAAAACCTACCCGATTAAAGATGACGCCATAAAGTATGCCGGAACACTTGCAAATACGAGAGTGATAGATGAACACACTGAAAAGATCCTTTGGTCTAATTATTTACCCAAAAAATACAGTGTTCAAACCAAAGATGGAAAGAGCTTATGGTCGTATTATGACTTGAACAGTGCAATCGATTACGCAAAATGGAAAGCGACGCCTCTTAAAGTGGTGGATATTGATTCCAAAGGCGTCATCTGGTCCAGCATCGACGGCGTGAAGATCAATCGCTTCATCAACGATACAAACTTAATCGGCCTCGATCGAATCGAGACGTCCATCAAGGTTTCCAAAGATCTTTATCCGAACGGTTTCGCAAGCTCAAAAGCGAAAAAAGCCGTCGTATTGGCGACAGCCTTCGATTTTGCAGACGCACTGTCTGTTGGACCGCTCGCAGCCCAATTGGATAATGCCCCTATTCTATTAACGGACAAAGGCTATCTGCCAGCCGAAGTAGAAAAAGAGCTTGCAAGATTGAATGCTGACGAAGTATTCATGATCGGTGGCAAAGGAGCCGTTTCGAACGCGGTTCAGGATCGCTTGGCCAAGCTTGGAATGAAAGTGACACGATTAGGTGGAGCCGACCGTTATGAAACGAACCTGCTCATCAATAAGCAGCTGACGAATGTGAAAGGTGTATTCGCAGCATCCGGTAAGAACTATGCGGATGCCTTGGGAGCGGCACCGATTGCTTCAGCGAATCAGTGGGCGATCGTGTTAACAGGGAAGGACAGCATCAATTCTTCCGCTCTTACCTATTTAAAAGGAAAACAAGTGAAGGTACTGGGTGGAGGAAATGCGATTTCTTCAACCGTCGAACAATCGATCAAGAAATATTCAACGAACGTGGAAAGACTTTCAGGAGCCGACCGGTACAAAACCCTTGCAAGAGTGCTGACTGAATTCAAATCAGTCATGGGTTCAGACAAGTTCATCGTGTCGACTGGAACGAATTACCCTGATGCCCTGACAGCTTCTGCCCTTTCCGTGAAAACAAAGGCACCGATCATCTTGGTAGGCGGTTCATTGGATGGCCGACTCGAAGACTTCATTCTTGAATACCAGCCATCCGGTGGAGTGAAGGAAGTCATCAAAGTCGGCGGTAAGGTCGATGATTCCATTATCGAAAAAATGAAAAATGTCTTGTATTAA
- a CDS encoding O-antigen ligase family protein yields MNFSTLMNKYEPRLKQIILILVAGYLFFAQFSTQAKYIKLLPVPVPAVLTLGVGGLLFLYYLLNRKKLTQTSEFDKYLKRFLILFLISLGLAVLSAFYTATVLNSVEYVNYLKSSMVTRIAYYISFFMFVYFGYRLLVNEPKDSKSIINVYALSITLLVAVAFWQLAYFIFNIPFLNLNTRSFVHSVEGVTLFDFRITSFTNEPSYMGPFLIDLIILGYLVVKRKWVYAVALLLPTLFILAFTFSVSAYFNLVIVIGFLMVYLMFHPRFPKKILWMIPLVGVIGIAGLYLVNPDLLAKFFSPIWGRRDNLFDPTQSSRIYMYVMPFKWLFDHSIVSGLFGYGPGAYEFLAGTKIVPHTQMSLAISANNMFIDVLFEQGVVGLLLLLAGLLSIAVFLLKNGMKNMYYFIALTEYFHLMVTSLYRADYVTPRFWAVLLVIAVLVKLGEMKHKQNVTE; encoded by the coding sequence ATGAATTTTTCCACACTCATGAACAAGTATGAGCCCAGGCTGAAGCAGATCATCTTGATTTTAGTGGCCGGATATTTGTTCTTCGCGCAATTCTCTACTCAAGCAAAATACATTAAGCTGCTACCTGTACCGGTTCCGGCGGTATTGACATTGGGAGTCGGGGGATTATTATTTCTCTACTACTTGCTCAATCGAAAAAAATTAACGCAAACTTCTGAGTTTGATAAGTATTTGAAACGTTTCCTGATCCTGTTCCTGATTTCATTGGGACTGGCCGTACTATCTGCTTTTTACACGGCTACCGTGTTGAATAGTGTAGAATATGTGAACTATCTGAAAAGCTCCATGGTCACTCGAATCGCTTACTATATCAGCTTTTTCATGTTTGTCTATTTCGGTTACCGCCTGCTCGTGAATGAGCCGAAGGACAGTAAGAGCATCATCAACGTTTATGCGTTGTCGATCACTCTTCTAGTGGCGGTGGCATTTTGGCAGCTGGCATACTTCATATTTAATATTCCATTCCTGAATTTGAACACGCGATCGTTCGTTCACAGCGTGGAAGGGGTGACCCTGTTCGATTTCAGGATTACGTCCTTCACCAATGAACCGAGTTATATGGGACCATTCCTGATCGACCTGATCATTCTCGGTTATCTTGTCGTGAAGCGTAAATGGGTCTATGCAGTCGCATTGCTTCTGCCGACTCTTTTCATCCTGGCTTTCACTTTCTCAGTGAGTGCTTACTTTAATCTTGTTATTGTCATCGGATTCCTGATGGTCTATCTCATGTTCCATCCAAGATTCCCGAAAAAGATCCTCTGGATGATTCCATTGGTCGGGGTCATCGGAATTGCAGGTCTATATCTCGTGAATCCGGATCTATTGGCCAAATTCTTCTCGCCTATCTGGGGGAGAAGGGATAATCTGTTCGATCCGACACAATCGAGCCGGATTTATATGTACGTCATGCCTTTCAAATGGCTGTTCGATCATTCCATCGTGTCAGGATTGTTTGGATACGGTCCAGGAGCCTATGAATTCCTGGCAGGAACGAAGATCGTCCCACATACCCAGATGAGCCTGGCGATATCCGCCAATAATATGTTCATCGACGTTCTCTTCGAACAAGGAGTGGTAGGACTTCTCCTTTTACTCGCAGGTCTTTTATCCATCGCCGTTTTCCTATTAAAGAACGGGATGAAAAATATGTACTACTTCATTGCATTAACAGAGTACTTTCACCTGATGGTCACATCCTTATACAGAGCCGATTATGTGACACCAAGGTTCTGGGCAGTCCTATTAGTCATCGCCGTGCTGGTGAAACTCGGTGAAATGAAGCACAAGCAAAATGTAACGGAGTGA